CTTTGCCAAATGGTATCAACTCGCCATCTCCGAGGGAGACCTCGCCGAAGAATCAGGCGTGCGCGGTTGCATGATCATGCGGCCATGGGGCTATGGCATATGGGAACGGATGCAGGCGCTGCTCGATAGGCGTATCAAGGCAAGCGGCCATGAAAATTGCTATTTCCCGCTGTTCATTCCGATGTCCTATTTCGCCAAGGAAGCCGAACATGTCGACGGCTTTGCCAAGGAAATGGCAGTGGTCACGCATCACCGGCTCAAGGCGGGCGACAATGGCCTCGATATAGATCCCGAAGCAAAACTCGAAGAGCCGCTGGTGGTGCGTCCGACATCAGAAACCATGATCGGCACCGCCTTCGCCCGCTGGCTGCAAAGCTGGCGCGATCTGCCGATCAAGATTAACCAATGGGCCAATATCGTGCGCTGGGAGATGCGCACCCGGATGTTCCTGCGCACCAGCGAGTTTCTCTGGCAGGAAGGCCATACCGCCCATGCCAGTGAGGAAGAGGCTGTCGAGCATACATTGCAGGTGCTCGAAATGTACCGCAGCTTTGCCGAGGAAGATCTGTCGATGCCGGTGATCGCGGGAGAGAAGCCGGAAAATGAGCGTTTCCCGGGTGCCGATGCGACTCATTCCATCGAAGCGATGATGCAGGATGGCAAGGCGCTTCAGGCCGGCACGTCGCATTATCTTGGCCAGAATTTCAGCAAGGCGCAGAATATCCGCTATCAGGATCGCGAAGGCCAGTTCCAGTTTGCCTATACCACCAGTTGGGGCGTTTCGACCCGCATGATCGGCGGCATCATCATGAGCCATGGCGATGATGACGGCCTGCGCGTGCCGCCCGCTATTGCACCCTATCAGATTATCATCATTCCGATGCTGCGCGACCAGCCCGAGGACGAGGCGCTGCTCGATTATTGCCGCGACGTGGCGGCATCGCTCAATGGGGTCACCGCTTTGGGTGAGTCGGTGCGGGTGCATCTCGACAGCCGTCCCGGCAAAGCCGCGGTCAAGCGCTGGGCCTGGGTCAAGAAAGGCGCGCCGATACTGGTCGAGATTGGCGGTCGCGATGCCGAGGCGGGCAATGTCACCGTGCTCAACCGCGCCGCGCTCTATCAGGACAATGGCAAACTCGCCAGCGAGGTGATGCCGCGTGGTGCGTTTGCCGAAGCGGCGGCGCCGATGCTCGAAGCGATCCAGCAGCAGCTTTTCGACGAGGCGGCGGAACGTACCCGGGCCAATATCCGCGATGATGTGACCACGCTTGAGGCACTGACCGAACATTTTGCGCAAAAAGGCCATATTGGCTGGCTCGAGGTGAGCTGGAGCAAGCCGACCGGCGCGGCGCTGGAACAGGTCGAGGAAGTCCTCAAGGGGCGCAAGCTGACGCTGCGCAATGTGCCGCAGGATGCCGGCGTAGCGACCGGGGCATGCATCTTCACCGGCGAGCCGGCGGTCGAGCGTATTCTGGTCGGCAAGGCCTATTAAGCGGGTGTCGAGCAAGGCATCCGCCAGTCATCTGCCGACACGCAAGGCGATCCTCGATTTCATTGCCGGCTCCGAGCAGCCGGCAGGCAAGCGTGAAATCGCCCGTCATTTCAAATTGCGTGGTGCCGACAAGATCGCGCTGAAAACGTTGCTCAAGGACATGGCCGATGAGGGGCTGATCGACAGCACACCGGGCCGTGCCTTCCACAAAATGGGCGGCGTGCCCAAAGTCACGGTGCTGCGCATCATCAGTGTCGATAATGACGAAGTGACTGCGCTGCCCGAAAGCTGGCATGCGGCAACACCGGCGCCCAAATTGCGCATCGTCGAGCGCGGTCGCCGTTCAGCGTTGGGCAAGGGTGACCGGGTGCTGGCGCGTACCGAACAGGTTGGGAAGGGCTGGCGCGCCTATCCGATGAAAAAACTGGCCAAGGCCAGCGAAATGCTGCTCGGCGTGTTGCAGCAAGATGCGCGCGGCAATCCGATGCTGGCGATGACCGACAAGTCGAAACGCTTTACCGTGCCGATCTCCGATATGGGCGATGCCGAAATCGGTCAGCTTGTCCGTGCCGAGCAAAGGGGCGTGCGTGACCGGGCCCGTGCCTATGTCCGTGAGGTCATTGGTGATGCGATGCAGCCCGGAGCCTTTTCGGCGGTGGCGATCCACAAATATGGCATTCCCGATCATTTCAGCGAGGCGGTGCTCGACGAGGCAGCCCGGGTGGCGAAACAGCCACTCGGCATCGAGGACCGCGAGGATTTGCGGCATTTGCCGATTATCGCCATCGACCCTGCCGATGCGCGCGACCATGACGACGCGATCTGGGCTGCACCCGATGACAGCGAAGACAATCCAGGCGGCTATAAACTGATCGTCGCCATTGCCGATGTCAGCTTTTATGTTCGTGCCGGCACCGCCCTTGACCGCGAGGCGCGCAGGCGCGGTAACAGCGTCTATTTCCCTGATCGCGTGGTGCCGATGCTGCCCGAGACGCTTTCGGCCGATATGTGCTCACTGAAACAGGGTGAGGATCGCGCCGCCATGGCCGGTCATTTGCGCATCGCCGCCAATGGCGATCTCAAAGACTGGCGCTTCAGCCGTGCGGTGATCCGCCTGATGCACAATATTGCCTATGAGGATGCCCAGGCGCAATATGATGCGGGCAAGAGCGCGCTGGCCAAGGACGTGCTGACACCGCTCTGGAAGTGCTGGAAGCTGCTGGTAAAGGCGCGCGAGCGCCGTAATCCGCTCGAACTCGACCTGCCCGAGCGCCGCATCGTGCTCGACGACAAGGGCGCGATCAGTGGTGTCGCGGTGCGCGAGCGACTCGATGCGCATCGCCTGGTCGAGGACATGATGATCGCCGCCAATGTCGCTGCGGCAAAGGCGCTCGAGGCGAAGAAACAGCCAGTTGCCTATCGCGTGCATGAGACCCCGTCGCGCGAAAAGCTGGTGGCGCTGCGCGATTATCTGCGCACCATGGATATGAACCTGGCGCTGGGTCAGGTGATCCGCCCCGAGCTGTTCAACCGGCTGCTGGCCCGGGTTGAGGATGAGGATATGCGTATCCTGCTCACCACCCAGGTGCTGCGCAGCCAGACCCAGGCCTATTACGGTCCCGACAATATGGGGCATTTCGGTTTGGGGCTGGGCCATTATGCCCATTTCACCTCGCCCATTCGGCGTTATGCCGACCTGCTGGTGCATCGCGCGCTGGTCGAGGGGTACCGGCTTGCCGGCAAGGACAGCGGCAGGCAGGGACTCAGCAGCGATGACGCCAAAGACCTGCGACCGATATGCGAGGCGATCAGCGGTTTCGAGCGCCGCGCCATGGAGGCCGAACGCGAGACGGTTGACCGCTATGTTGCCGCCTATCTCGCCGAGCGCATCGGTCAGATTTACGATGTCCGCGTCACCGGGGTACAAAGCTTCGGTTTCTTCGTCACCATTGTCGATTTCGGCGGCGATGGGCTGGTGCCGGTGTCGACACTAGGGCGTGAGCGATTCACCCATGACGAAGCGGCGCAGAGCCTGACCGGAGAGATCAGCGATACCCGCTATGCCGTTGGCCAGCGGCTGAAAATGCGTCTGGTAGAAGCCAATCCGGTCTCCGGTGCGATGAAATTCGAGCCTGAAAAACCAGAGCCGCTGCCTTATGAAAGCCATGCGCCACGCACCAAGCCAACAGGTCGCCGAGCTGGCAAATATCGTCAGGGCCGCAGGGGCAAACCGCGTAATATCCGGAAATAGCGTCGCGATACCCAGACTGTTGGCCGTATAAGCTTTTCTTTGCTGCATCGGTCATCGCGCTTTCCCATTTGTGCCAGATGAGGGAGCCGTCCCATCCGCTTGTCATGCGGTCAGAAGGAGATAGATGATGACCCAATTGCTTCCCAAACAGCCCGTACCGGCGCTTTCGGTTCCCACCGTGCAGAGCGGGGATTTTACTCTGGCCGATAGTCAGGCTGAGAATTTCACCCTAATCCTGTTCTATCGTGGGCTGCATTGCCCGATTTGTCGCGGCCAGCTCAGCGAACTGCAGCGCAAGCTTCCCGAACTGGAAGAGCGCGGCATCAAGGCGGTGGCGATCAGCATGGACAGTGAGGAACGAGCTCGTGAAACCGCCGGGAAATGGCGGATTGACGCACTGACGCTCGGCTATGGTCTGACCGAAGAACAGGCGCGCAGCTTCGGCCTCTATCTCTCCGACGGCATCAACGACAATGAACCGCAGCGTTTCTCCGAGCCGGGCCTGTTTCTGGTTCGCCCTGACGGAACCCTTTATTTCGGCAGCGTCCAGACCATGCCGTTTACCCGGCCGCCGCTGGGTGAACTGATCCAGGGCATTGATTATGCGCTGGAGCATGGTTATCCGGCACGCGGTGAAGTCGCTGCCTGATCTGATTGCAGCATATGGCGGAGCCGTTTTGCACGCGGCGAATAGCCGGCTCCGCTATTTCTCTCAAGTCGCGCTCAACTCAGCCGGTCGATTTCCTCATTGCCCAATCCTCCGGGTATCACCATCACTGGACAGGGCAGTGACCCGGCTTGGCTGGCGGCGAAATGGCTGACCAGCGGACCAGGCGCACCGCTCGCCGCTGCGCCCAGCACCAGCGCGGTAATATCATCATGCTCGCTGAGAAATTTCTTCAGACTTTCGACCGCATCGCCTTGCATCACCGCAATGGCCGGGCGCTTGCCCGACTGGCTGAAATAATCGCCCGCTACACCGGCGACCAGCGCCTCGGCGCGGCGCTCGGCCTCATCGGCAATGGTCGCCTGAACAGCGCCCCAGGCAACGAAATCCTCTTTCGGCACCAGCGCCAGAATGTGCAGCGCGCCATTGGTCTTTTCCGCCCGGCGCGAGGCGAAGCGAAAGGCAATCCGGGCCTCGGGCGTTTCATCGATAACGACGAGATATTTACGCATGATCTTCTCCGGTGCGGGCAGCATTTGCAGATTGTGCGAAAAAACGCCTTGTGGCAAGGGATATGGACTTGACCATATAAGGGTCGAAACGACAGAAGGGCGGTCAATCTGCTTCCTCCCCGAACGAAAGAGGTCATACCATGCCCATCGCGCTGAAAATGCCTGCGCTTTCTCCGACAATGGAGGAAGGTACGCTGGCCAAATGGCTGGTCAAGGAAGGCGATGAAGTGACCAGCGGTGATCTGCTGGCGGAGATAGAGACCGACAAGGCGACAATGGAATTCGAGGCAGTCGATGAGGGCGTGATCGCCAAGATCATCATTGCCGAGGGCAGCGAGAACGTCGCGGTGGGCGAGACGATTGCCGTGCTCGCCGAGGATGGCGAAGATATTGCCGAGGCTGCGGCGATGCAGCTTGGCGGTGCTGCGCCCGCTGCGGCCCCAGCGGCGACCGAAGCGCCGGCAGAGGAAGAAACTGCGCCCGTGCCTGCTGCCGCCCCGGCTCCCGCTCTAGCGCCTGCGAGCTCAGGGTCCGAGCGGGTCAAGGCCAGTCCGCTGGCGCGGCGTATCGCCGCCGATAAGGGGCTTGATCTCAAGCAGATCAGTGGCTCCGGTCCCAAGGGACGGATTATCAAGGCCGATGTCGAACAGGCACAGCCGGTGATCGCCAGCGCCGCGCCTGCCGCAGAAGCTACAACGCGTGTACCGACTACGGCACCGAGCGAATTTGTCACCGATATTCCGTACAGCGCCGAGAAGCTCAACAATGTCCGCAAGGTCATTGCCCGTCGCCTGACCGAGGCGAAGCAGACGGTACCGCATATCTATCTCACGCTTGACATTCGTCTCGATGCGCTGCTCAAGCTGCGCAAAGAACTGAACGGCGCGCTCGAGACCAAGGGCATCAAGCTGTCGGTCAACGACCTGCTGATCAAGGGGCTGGCCAAGGCGCTGATGGAAGTGCCGAAATGCAATGTCAGCTTTGCTGGCGACCAGCTTATCACTTATGAGCGTGCCGATATCTCGGTTGCGGTCGCCGCACCTTCGGGCCTGATCACGCCGATCATCAAGGAAGCCGACACCAAATCGCTCTCCGCCATCTCAACCGAGATGAAGGAACTGGCGGGCAAGGCGCGCGACGGCAAGCTGCAACCGCATGAATATCAGGGCGGAACGGCGAGCATTTCCAATATGGGTATGTTTGGCATTACCCAGTTTGATGCGGTGATCAACCCGCCCCAGGGCATGATCCTCGCGGTCGGGGCAGGGGAGAGGCGCCCGGCGGTGATCGATGATTCCTTACAAATCGCCACAATAATGAGTGCCACCGGCAGCTTTGATCATCGCGCTATTGATGGTGCAGATGGGGCAGAGCTGATGCAGGCGCTGAAGCAGTTGATTGAAAGCCCGATGGCACTTGTTGCTTGATGCTAATTATATTGGCCAGAGTTGCGATAAGCATCGTGCTGTTCTGTCTACCAATCATGCTGTTCGCATCTTTTAGCAAGCAACAAAACAGCATGATGGTGGTGCTGATACCGTTTTTTGGAGCCATTCCAGCCATAATAGGGGCGCTTTTACTGTTTGTCCCGGCTGAATATTATCTAGATCACATTGGCCAATCCGCACTCAAGAATATTGCTATTCCAGTCATTGGCGGGACGTTGGTATTCTTCGTAACCCTCGCGATAGCGCAGAAGGGCGAAATTTCCAGCCTCACGGACAGACTTTCCAAAGGCAAATGGAATGATTGGGCTGGCTTTGTTTTCTGGGTATTGATGGGCGCGATTTGGGGCGTGCTTTGGCGGCTTACCGAATGGCTGGTCGAATTATCAGGAGCGATTGGTTCGTGATCTTGGCCACTTTATTCATGCGGGTAGGGATATTTGTAATAACCCTATGGGTACCATTTGTAATATTTACCGGATTAAGCAAACAGAAAGAGGCCCCACTCGTCCTGATGTTGCCACTTTTCTACACGCTGCCACTGACTTTTGCGGCGCTGGTATTCTTGCTTCCGCTGGAGGCCATAGTAGGCGCTGATCGTAACCCGGATATGGCGGACATTATCATTCCCATAGTCGCAGCATCAATTGTTCTGATTTTTTGCTCAGCTTTGCTATTCATCAACAGAGAAAAAAGAAGAAAAAATCGCCAGGGCCAACCCCCAAAAAGTGTTTTGCCACCGCTGCTGCTCGTATTCTTGCTGGGAGGCCTATGGGGTGTGTTATGGCGAATGTCAGACTGGGCTGTAAAGCATATAGGAATTACATAAATGGCGGAAAAATTTGATCTAATCGTCCTCGGTTCCGGCCCCGGTGGCTATGTTGCTGCCATCCGCGCGGCACAATTGAAGATGAATGTCGCGATTGTCGAGCGTGAGCGGCTTGGCGGTATCTGCCTCAACTGGGGCTGTATCCCGACCAAGGCACTGCTGCGCACCTCGGAAATCTTCCATTATATGAGCCATGCCGATGCCTATGGCCTGAAGGTCGAAAAGGCGGGTTTTGAGCTCGACAAGATCGTTCAGCGCTCGCGTAGGGTGTCCGGGCAACTCAATGCTGGCGTCAAAACGCTGATGAAGAAGAACAAGATTACTGTGGTTGAAGGTACTGGTACCATTACGGGTGTCGGCAAACTGTCAGTGACACAGGGTGACCAGACCCGTGAATTGGAAGCGCCGGAAATCCTCGTCGCCACCGGCGCGCGGGCACGCGACCTGCCTTTTGCTGAGGCCGATGGCAAGCGTATCTGGACCTATCGTCATGCGATGACACCCGAGGTGATGCCGGAGAAGCTGCTGGTTATCGGCTCTGGTGCGATCGGAGTCGAATTTGCCAGCTTTTACAGCGATATGGGCGCCGAAGTCACCATCGTCGAAATGCTCGACCGCATATTGCCGGTCGAGGATGCAGATATCAGCGCACATATGGAAAAGACGCTGAAAAAACAGGGTATGACCATCCTCACCGGGGCAGGGGTTGAGGAGCTCAAAACCAGCGGCAAGGGTGTCACCGCCAAGATCAAGACCAAGGACGGTAAGACGACAGCCCATGATTTCAGCCATGCCATTGTTGCTATCGGTATCGCTCCCAATACCGAGAATATCGGACTCGAAGCGCTCGGTGTTGAGACCGATCGCGGCCATATCAAGGTGGATGGCTTTGGCCGCACCAATGTGAAGGGTATTCGCGCCATTGGCGATGTTACCGGCCCGCCATGGCTGGCGCATAAGGCCAGCCATGAGGGCATTGTCGCGATTGAGCATATGGCGGGGCTCAACCCGCATCCGTTCGACACCTGGAATATTCCGGGCTGCACCTATTCGCGCCCACAAGTCGCCTCAGTCGGCCTGACAGAGGCCAAGGCCAAAGAAGCCGGGCATGAGGTGAAAATCGGCAATTTCCCTTTTATCGGCAATGGCAAGGCGATTGCGCTGGGCGAGGCCGATGGCTTTATCAAAACCGTATTCGATGCCAAGACCGGCGAACTGCTCGGGGCGCATATGATCGGGGCTGAAGTCACCGAACTGATCCAGGGCTATGCCATTGCCCGTCAGCTCGAAAGCACCGAGGAAGAATTGATGCACACCGTCTTCCCGCATCCAACGCTTTCTGAAATGATGCATGAATCTGTGCTATCAGCCTATGGACGCACATTGCATATGTAGCTGATCGCGGAGGAGCCATGGCGGGAGAGCAGGACAAACAACTTGCCCGCGTGGTCACACCCAATATGCTCGCGGTGTACAGTCTCGCAACCATCCTTGGTGCGGGCATTTATGTTGTTATCGGTGAAATTGCCGGTGAAGCGGGCTATCTGGCGCCGCTGGCCTTTCTCTTCGCCGCCATTGCTGCCGGGTTCAGTGCGCTCAGCTATGCCGAGCTGGGCGCGCGTTTCCCGCAAAGCGGCGGGTCGGCGGTGTATATCGATACCGCTTTTGGGCAGCGCTGGCTGACCTGGATCACTGCCTGGGCGGTTATCGCCGCCGGTCTGGTGTCCTCGGCGACCATTACCACCGGTTTTGCCGGATATCTCATGGCTTTCCTGCCAATCCCGCCAAATGTCTCGATCCCACTGCTTCTGATCGCGCTGACCACCATCGCCGCCATCGGGATCAAGGAGTCGATATGGTTCATGCTGATCTGCACCGGGGCTGGTTTGCTGGGCTTGGTGATCGTTCTGTTTGTTGCTGGCGATAATGTCATCAACTATCCGGAACGGGCGGTGAGCGGGCTCGGCGACGGCACGGGCTGGGCGATGGGCGTCTTGCTCGGCAGCTTCCTCGCCTTCTACGCCTTTATTGGCTTCGAGGATCTGGTGACCCTGGGCGAAGAGGTGCAGGACGTCAAACGTTCACTGCCCCGCGCTATCATTATCGCCATGGGCGTGTCGCTGTTCTTCTACTGCGCGGTCGCGCTTGTGGCAGTATCGACACTCTCGCCGGACGCGCTGGCAGCGACAAGCGCACCACTGGTCGAAGTCATGCGTGCCAGCGGCTATGATGGCAGCTTTCTGGCCATATTGGGCCTGCTGGTGATCGTCGATGGCGCGCTGGCACAGATTGTCATGGCGGCGCGGGTCATCCATGATCTCGGCAAGCGCCGTGGCGGTGCACCGGCCTGGCTGGCTGCGGTCAATGCGAAAACGCGCACGCCGATTATGGCGACATTCTTTTCCGGAGCGGTTGTCCTGCTGCTCGCCATGTTCTTCCCGACCGGCACATTGGCCGGCGCCACAAGCTTCATCACCCTGTGCGTATTCGTGCTGATCAACGCCGCGCTGATCAGGCTTAAGCTGACCGGCAGGGCCAGTGGTGACGATATTGCCAGCTATCCGCTGCTGGTACCTGTTGCCGGATTGCTGTTCAGCCTTGTCCTGCTGACCGCGCAGCTTTCAGTTGCCGGATAGCATCGTAAAATCGGCTATATTCTCTTTTCCGGCATCGATATTTGGATTATGCTGCCGCCAGAAGGAGGGCGTGAACAATGTTTAGCAGCTTGATAGCACTCATGCTGGTTACACAGGCCGGAGATCTGGATTCCTTACGCAAGGATTATTCCAATTGCATGGTCGATGTAACGATCGAGCATCTCGACAAGAAGACCGGTACCCGCGCATTCAAAAAGGCTGCCCAAGGGGCGTGTCTGGAAAAGCGCAGTGCCTATATCGAGGCTCTTGCCAAGGACGAAGTCGCCTATGGCTCGACCCCTGAAGAAGCCCAGGAATATGCGAGGGAAGAGGCTGACAGCGTCATGAACGCCATGGTCAATGGCTATGACGACATGCAGCAGTCAAATACCCGTCCGTCGAAAGAAACCTGATTTTTGCGTCGGTAAGGCGTTTTCTCATGCGCGATGCTTTCCGGGGTGCCAGCCGGCATCCTGCAATACACGCTCGCCAAATTCACGCGGATGCGCCTCCAGCGGTGTTGCCAATGTGTCATTCCATCGGTTGAGAAAGCCGAACATGGCGATCACCGAGACGATATCGACGATCTCGGCATCGGAGAAATGCGCTTTCAGCACAGCAAAATGTGCGTCGGTCGCACCATTGGGGTGCTGCCCCGCAGCAAAGGCAAGATCGAGCACCGCCTTTTCCGCATCGCTGTAAAGCGGTGAAGCGTGATAATCGATGATCGCGGCGAGCTTGGCTTCATCCACCTGCGCCCGGTGCGCCCCATGGGCAGTGTGCGCCTGGCAATAGAGACATCCGGCGGCACTGCTTACGGCATAGGCGATAAGCTGGCGCAGATCGGGTGCCAGTGTCGACGCCGGGCCGTAAACCGATTGCATCAGCTGGGCGAAACCGCTGAGCAGGTCAGGCCGATGCGCCATGACCAGCATCGAATTGGGGGTGAAGCCCATCACCGCTTCAGCCATCGCCACTATCCGGGCACTTTCG
Above is a genomic segment from Pseudomonadota bacterium containing:
- the rnr gene encoding ribonuclease R, which translates into the protein MSSKASASHLPTRKAILDFIAGSEQPAGKREIARHFKLRGADKIALKTLLKDMADEGLIDSTPGRAFHKMGGVPKVTVLRIISVDNDEVTALPESWHAATPAPKLRIVERGRRSALGKGDRVLARTEQVGKGWRAYPMKKLAKASEMLLGVLQQDARGNPMLAMTDKSKRFTVPISDMGDAEIGQLVRAEQRGVRDRARAYVREVIGDAMQPGAFSAVAIHKYGIPDHFSEAVLDEAARVAKQPLGIEDREDLRHLPIIAIDPADARDHDDAIWAAPDDSEDNPGGYKLIVAIADVSFYVRAGTALDREARRRGNSVYFPDRVVPMLPETLSADMCSLKQGEDRAAMAGHLRIAANGDLKDWRFSRAVIRLMHNIAYEDAQAQYDAGKSALAKDVLTPLWKCWKLLVKARERRNPLELDLPERRIVLDDKGAISGVAVRERLDAHRLVEDMMIAANVAAAKALEAKKQPVAYRVHETPSREKLVALRDYLRTMDMNLALGQVIRPELFNRLLARVEDEDMRILLTTQVLRSQTQAYYGPDNMGHFGLGLGHYAHFTSPIRRYADLLVHRALVEGYRLAGKDSGRQGLSSDDAKDLRPICEAISGFERRAMEAERETVDRYVAAYLAERIGQIYDVRVTGVQSFGFFVTIVDFGGDGLVPVSTLGRERFTHDEAAQSLTGEISDTRYAVGQRLKMRLVEANPVSGAMKFEPEKPEPLPYESHAPRTKPTGRRAGKYRQGRRGKPRNIRK
- a CDS encoding pyruvate dehydrogenase complex dihydrolipoamide acetyltransferase → MPIALKMPALSPTMEEGTLAKWLVKEGDEVTSGDLLAEIETDKATMEFEAVDEGVIAKIIIAEGSENVAVGETIAVLAEDGEDIAEAAAMQLGGAAPAAAPAATEAPAEEETAPVPAAAPAPALAPASSGSERVKASPLARRIAADKGLDLKQISGSGPKGRIIKADVEQAQPVIASAAPAAEATTRVPTTAPSEFVTDIPYSAEKLNNVRKVIARRLTEAKQTVPHIYLTLDIRLDALLKLRKELNGALETKGIKLSVNDLLIKGLAKALMEVPKCNVSFAGDQLITYERADISVAVAAPSGLITPIIKEADTKSLSAISTEMKELAGKARDGKLQPHEYQGGTASISNMGMFGITQFDAVINPPQGMILAVGAGERRPAVIDDSLQIATIMSATGSFDHRAIDGADGAELMQALKQLIESPMALVA
- a CDS encoding universal stress protein, whose amino-acid sequence is MRKYLVVIDETPEARIAFRFASRRAEKTNGALHILALVPKEDFVAWGAVQATIADEAERRAEALVAGVAGDYFSQSGKRPAIAVMQGDAVESLKKFLSEHDDITALVLGAAASGAPGPLVSHFAASQAGSLPCPVMVIPGGLGNEEIDRLS
- the lpdA gene encoding dihydrolipoyl dehydrogenase, with translation MAEKFDLIVLGSGPGGYVAAIRAAQLKMNVAIVERERLGGICLNWGCIPTKALLRTSEIFHYMSHADAYGLKVEKAGFELDKIVQRSRRVSGQLNAGVKTLMKKNKITVVEGTGTITGVGKLSVTQGDQTRELEAPEILVATGARARDLPFAEADGKRIWTYRHAMTPEVMPEKLLVIGSGAIGVEFASFYSDMGAEVTIVEMLDRILPVEDADISAHMEKTLKKQGMTILTGAGVEELKTSGKGVTAKIKTKDGKTTAHDFSHAIVAIGIAPNTENIGLEALGVETDRGHIKVDGFGRTNVKGIRAIGDVTGPPWLAHKASHEGIVAIEHMAGLNPHPFDTWNIPGCTYSRPQVASVGLTEAKAKEAGHEVKIGNFPFIGNGKAIALGEADGFIKTVFDAKTGELLGAHMIGAEVTELIQGYAIARQLESTEEELMHTVFPHPTLSEMMHESVLSAYGRTLHM
- a CDS encoding peroxidase-related enzyme (This protein belongs to a clade of uncharacterized proteins related to peroxidases such as the alkylhydroperoxidase AhpD.), translated to MAGRIHPPETIGAESARIVAMAEAVMGFTPNSMLVMAHRPDLLSGFAQLMQSVYGPASTLAPDLRQLIAYAVSSAAGCLYCQAHTAHGAHRAQVDEAKLAAIIDYHASPLYSDAEKAVLDLAFAAGQHPNGATDAHFAVLKAHFSDAEIVDIVSVIAMFGFLNRWNDTLATPLEAHPREFGERVLQDAGWHPGKHRA
- the proS gene encoding proline--tRNA ligase, which translates into the protein MPKKNALPVTRAEDFAKWYQLAISEGDLAEESGVRGCMIMRPWGYGIWERMQALLDRRIKASGHENCYFPLFIPMSYFAKEAEHVDGFAKEMAVVTHHRLKAGDNGLDIDPEAKLEEPLVVRPTSETMIGTAFARWLQSWRDLPIKINQWANIVRWEMRTRMFLRTSEFLWQEGHTAHASEEEAVEHTLQVLEMYRSFAEEDLSMPVIAGEKPENERFPGADATHSIEAMMQDGKALQAGTSHYLGQNFSKAQNIRYQDREGQFQFAYTTSWGVSTRMIGGIIMSHGDDDGLRVPPAIAPYQIIIIPMLRDQPEDEALLDYCRDVAASLNGVTALGESVRVHLDSRPGKAAVKRWAWVKKGAPILVEIGGRDAEAGNVTVLNRAALYQDNGKLASEVMPRGAFAEAAAPMLEAIQQQLFDEAAERTRANIRDDVTTLEALTEHFAQKGHIGWLEVSWSKPTGAALEQVEEVLKGRKLTLRNVPQDAGVATGACIFTGEPAVERILVGKAY
- a CDS encoding peroxiredoxin-like family protein, encoding MMTQLLPKQPVPALSVPTVQSGDFTLADSQAENFTLILFYRGLHCPICRGQLSELQRKLPELEERGIKAVAISMDSEERARETAGKWRIDALTLGYGLTEEQARSFGLYLSDGINDNEPQRFSEPGLFLVRPDGTLYFGSVQTMPFTRPPLGELIQGIDYALEHGYPARGEVAA
- a CDS encoding amino acid permease, encoding MAGEQDKQLARVVTPNMLAVYSLATILGAGIYVVIGEIAGEAGYLAPLAFLFAAIAAGFSALSYAELGARFPQSGGSAVYIDTAFGQRWLTWITAWAVIAAGLVSSATITTGFAGYLMAFLPIPPNVSIPLLLIALTTIAAIGIKESIWFMLICTGAGLLGLVIVLFVAGDNVINYPERAVSGLGDGTGWAMGVLLGSFLAFYAFIGFEDLVTLGEEVQDVKRSLPRAIIIAMGVSLFFYCAVALVAVSTLSPDALAATSAPLVEVMRASGYDGSFLAILGLLVIVDGALAQIVMAARVIHDLGKRRGGAPAWLAAVNAKTRTPIMATFFSGAVVLLLAMFFPTGTLAGATSFITLCVFVLINAALIRLKLTGRASGDDIASYPLLVPVAGLLFSLVLLTAQLSVAG